A window of the Hordeum vulgare subsp. vulgare chromosome 5H, MorexV3_pseudomolecules_assembly, whole genome shotgun sequence genome harbors these coding sequences:
- the LOC123395424 gene encoding serine/threonine-protein kinase 16-like, translated as MGCSFSGLNALYDTVGGGGDIWVNDYRFRVLRRLGDAGPAGSSVFLVKEVVAAAAPSDGTAGAGPGAAGLAKKKGVDPSHISADGTYALKKVLIQSDQHLELVRQEIRVSSQFSHPNLLPLLENAIIAVKGVQDGSQNHEAYLLFPVHLDGTLQDVTKSMQEKKEYLSTITILQIFRQLCAGLKHMHSFEPPYAHNGVKPDNVLITQRKEQPHLAILMDFESARPARRAIRSQAEALQLQEWASEHCSAHFRAPELWECPPHADIDERTDVWSLGCTLYAMMYGKSPFDYELDESAGESLVTVTKSAQVKWPAETGSSYPDTLRQFVTWMLQPHPAVRPHIDDIIIHVDKLIAKHST; from the exons ATGGGGTGCTCCTTCTCCGGGCTGAACGCGCTCTACGACaccgtgggcggcggcggcgacatcTGGGTCAACGACTACCGCTTCCGCGTGCTCCGCAGGCTCGGCGACGCCGGCCCCGCGGGCTCCTCCGTCTTCCTCGTCAAGgaggtcgtcgccgccgccgcgccctccgacGGCACCGCCGGAGCGGGACCCGGCGCCGCggggctcgcgaagaagaagggcGTCGACCCGTCCCACATCTCAG CTGATGGGACATATGCTTTGAAGAAAGTTCTTATTCAGAGCGACCAACACTTGGAGCTAGTTCGGCAGGAGATCCGGGTGTCCTCTCAATTCAGCCATCCAAATTTACTTCCACTTCTTGAAAATGCCATTATTGCAGTCAAG GGTGTGCAAGATGGGTCGCAGAACCATGAGGCTTACTTGTTATTCCCAGTTCACTTAGATGGAACCTTGCAGGATGTAACTAAATccatgcaagaaaagaaagaatacCTTTCAACAATCACTATTCTCCAGATATTTCGCCAG CTATGTGCAGGACTGAAGCATATGCACAGTTTTGAGCCACCATATGCTCACAATGGAGTTAAACCAGACAATGTCCTCATAACTCAGAGGAAGGAACAGCCTcatcttgctatcttgatggactTTGAAAGTGCTCGCCCCGCAAGAAGAGCTATTAGATCACAAGCAGAAGCTTTGCAGCTGCAG GAATGGGCTTCAGAGCACTGCTCTGCACATTTCCGGGCACCTGAATTATGGGAGTGCCCACCCCACGCTGATATTGATGAGAGGACAGATGTATGGTCTTTGGGATGCACCCTTTATGCTATGAT GTATGGAAAATCCCCATTTGATTATGAGCTCGATGAATCTGCTGGCGAAAGCTTGGTAACAGTCACTAAAAGCGCACAGGTGAAGTGGCCTGCTGAGACGGGTTCTTCCTATCCTGATACTCTCCGCCAGTTTGTAACCTGGATGCTGCAGCCACATCCTGCAGTTCGTCCCCATATCGACGACATTATCATCCACGTTGATAAACTCATTGCGAAGCACTCGACTTGA